One part of the Arabidopsis thaliana chromosome 4, partial sequence genome encodes these proteins:
- a CDS encoding zinc knuckle (CCHC-type) family protein (zinc knuckle (CCHC-type) family protein; Has 30201 Blast hits to 17322 proteins in 780 species: Archae - 12; Bacteria - 1396; Metazoa - 17338; Fungi - 3422; Plants - 5037; Viruses - 0; Other Eukaryotes - 2996 (source: NCBI BLink).), with protein sequence MCGVEESCGESKGSNVVMEVISMSEFHIPQPLMEIIVSKVGEDGVDALKNFLLTGREGRVAVCNGKRNGGFLDLNEIKVCMVQPPYQPDRVGRPRYRRCKKIGHMLSTCTE encoded by the exons ATGTGTGGTGTAGAAGAAAGTTGTGGAGAAAGCAAGGGTTCAAATGTTGTTATGGAG GTGATTTCAATGTCAGAATTTCACATTCCTCAGCCGTTGATGGAGATCATCGTAAGCAAGGTTGGTGAAGATGGTGTTGATGCGTTGAAGAACTTCTTGCTGACTGGGAGAGAGGGGAGAGTTGCG GTGTGCAATGGTAAACGCAATGGTGGTTTCCTCGACTTGAATGAAATAAAAGTGTGCATGGTTCAGCCACCTTATCAGCCGGACAGAGTTGGTAGGCCAAGGTACCGTAGATGTAAGAAGATTGGGCACATGTTGAGCACTTGTACGGAGTAA